Part of the Pirellulales bacterium genome is shown below.
TGGCCGAGGCGGCTTTGCAGCAGGGGGCGCGCCTCGTTCACGTTTCCAGCATTGATGCCCTGGCCGTGCGCTCGCTGGACAACCCGGTCGATGAAAACACGCCTGTCGATGGCGAAGTCCCTTGCCCGTACGTCATTACCAAGCGCGAGGCGGAGCAAGTAGTGCTGGAGTGTGTGGCCCGGGGCTTGAACGGAGTGATTGTGAATCCCGGCTTCATGCTGGGCCCTTGGGATTGGAAGCCCTCTTCGGGACGCATGCTGCTCAAAATTTCCAGCGGCTGGGCGATGCTTGCGCCGCCGGGCACTAATTCGTACTGCGACGTGCGCGACGTGGCGGCCGGAATTTTGGCGGCGCTGGAGCGGGGACGGACCGGGCAGCGCTACATTTTAGCCGGCCAAACGCTGACCTATCGCAAAGCGCTGAAAATCTTGGCTCCCACTACCGGCTCGCGGCCGCCGATTCGCACCGCCATTCAACCAACCATCAAGCTGATTGGGCGTGCGGGCGATTTACTGACTTGGATTACCGGGCACGAAAGCGACGTGAATTCCGCCGCCACGGCCATGTCGCTGCTCCCCAAGAATTATTCCAGCGCGAAAGCCGCCGCCGAATTGGGCTACCACACCCGCAGCCTGGATCAATCGGCCTCCGACGCCTGGCAGTGGCTGAAGCAGCACGGGTATGTGAAGAAATGAAAAGCTTGGCGGTTGCGTGGCCGGCGGCGGCGCTAACCAAGTAGAAGTGCTATTCCCGTAGCGGTGCTAGCAGGATGTTCACAGCATCCGGGTCCGGAAGGCGTGGCCTTCCGGCTATGTTGGAAACGCTATCTCTATGTAAGACCTGCACTAAACAGGGCCCTTGGATTTTCAGTCTTTGGATTCTCAGCCTGCCGCAATGATCATCGCGGCGGCGTGGCCCAGGCGTGAAGTGCTGAGTTTGAGCACCGTATTGGAAGCGGCACCGAGGGAAGATTCTCCGGAGAACACATGCAGGGAAGCGGTTCCGCGATTGGTGCGTAGCGCTGAGCCGTGAATTACATTTACCGGGCAAGCGGGATCAGGATGTTGGTAATTGAGCGTGATGGGAATTTCGCCCGCCTGCAGCCCGACAACGGAAGCGGCCAGTTCCAGCGCGCCGCCGCCGGAGCCCAGATGGCCGAAGAAACTTTTGGGAGCCGTCACGGGCACATCGCCCAACAGCGCGTGAATGGCTTGGGCTTCGCAGCGGTCATCTTCCATAGTGCTGAGGCCATGGGCGTTCACGTGGCCGATTTCGCCCGGCTGCAAATGGGCGCGGCGGAGCGCTTCGGCAATGACCTGCCGAATCGCTGACCCGGTTAGCGGCTCGGCGTAGACTGCCTGGTTGCCGCGCAGTGGCTCATGAGCGCTGGCATAACTTAACACTTGCGCCAAAATGGGCGCGCCGCGGCGCTGGGCGTGCTGCCTGCTTTCCAAGACAAACGCGGCCGCTCCCTCGCCGTTGACCAGGCCATCGCGCTGGGCATCGAATGGGCGGCTCGCGGAAGCGGGATCATCGCTGCGATGCGATAGATCTCCGTCGCCTCGATAAGCCATCGCGGTAGGATGGATGCGGCACCCCACGCCGCCGGCAAGCATCACATCGGCGGAATCGCGCTCGATGGCCCGCACCGCTTCGGCCAGGGCCGCCAGGCTGCCGACATCGCTGTGGCCAATGGTGTTGCACGGCCCGCGGGCATCGTGGACGATGGCCACGTGGCAGGCAATCATGTTGGGCAAATTGCGGAGCAAGAAGAGCGGATAAACATCGGTCATGGCCGCCGGGGCCCAGTCGGCAAAATCGAATTCGCCTTGCGCCAGGCAGCGACGGTAAGCGTTTTCCAGTTCGGCCAGTTCGCAATAAATCATGTCGGCGGCAAACACCACGCCGCAGCGGTCCGGCTCGGCGAATGGCGAAGTGAGGCCGGCACTGGTAACGGCCATATCGGCGGCGGCAAAGCCGAATTGAATTTCGCGCGACATCAATTTCAAGCTTTTTCGCGGGCGAACGTAGGCTTTGGGATCGAAATCGACGACCTCGGCGCCAAACTGGACGGGCAGCGCGCTGGTGTCGAACTGCGTAATGGGCCGCACTCCGCTACGGCCGGCTTGCAGCGACGACCAAAACGCCTTCGGGCCAATGCCGATAGGGCTGACCACGCCCAGGCCGGTGATGACGACATCGCGGTGTTGGTCGGCTTGGCTCATGGCAGAGGAGAAGATGACTAATTTCGAATGTCGAAAGAATGACGAATGCCAAATGACGAAATTCTATCCGAGAACTTAAAGAGTGCGCTAGGTTTGAAACTTCGTCATTCAAGCTGCATTCGACAGTAGTCATTCGTCATTGGTCATTGATTTTGGCCAGGTGTTCGGTGGCGGCCAAATCGTAGAGCCGATATTTTTTATACAGCCGGGCACCCCCTTTTTCCAAGCTAGCTACGGCCAGGGTGTTGGCTTCGGAAACCCAGGAAAATTCGGCTTCTTCCATGCCAATTGCCAGCCCCTTGGGGACCAAACTAATTAGCAGCACCACGCCAATGCCCCATTTTTGATATTCGGGAATTACGTTGGTGCTGATGAGGCGCACCCGCTTTAAATTCCGTTTTTTACTGAGTAACTTGAGAAAGCCGAACGGAAACAGCCGGCCATCGATGGCTTTAATGCGAGGATTGTAATCGGGCAGGCCGAACACGGCGCCAATGGCTTTGCCCTCCACTTCGGCCACGCACGTCAGCTCCGGAATGATGAGATGTTTCAGATCGCGGGCCGTCCATTGGATTTCGGCCCGGGTGATGGGCACAAAGCCCCAAATGTGCAGGAACGAGGCGTTGTAGACGTGCAGAAACGTTTCCAGATCTTCCTGGAAGCGGCCGCGATCCATGGGGCGCGTTTTCACGTTGAACGTTTCGGTAACACGATTCACCAGCGTGGCGACGCGGGGCACCTGATGGTCGAGATCTTTCTTGTAGCCGATGTAGGCAAATAAATCGTGCGCTTTGGCGAAACCGTATGACTCGATCAAGGCCGCATAGTACGGCGGGTTGTACGTCATCATGAACGTGGGCGGATCGTCAAAGCCTTCGATGAGCAAACCAATTTCGTAATTGAACGAAGGATTGACCGGGCCGCGCAGGGCGTGCAAATTTCGCTCCGCCAGCCAGGAACGGACTGCATCGAATAGTGCGTGGGCCACCGCCTTGTCGTCAATGCAATCGAAGAAGCCCCAGAAGCCGCGCCGCTCGTGGTGGTGCCGGTTATGCTCGTGATTAACAATGCCGGCAATCCGCCCGACCACTTGCCCGTTGCGGCGAGCGATAAACGTTTGCACTTCGCCGATTTCTTGAAACGGATGATATTTCCAACCCACCAGCCGCTTGAACTCGCCCCGCAGCGGCGGAATCCACATGGGATCGTTGCGGTAGTGATCCCAGGCGAATTTCATGAACGCGCGGCGGTCGCGCCAACTTCGCGTGGGCTGCACTTCAATCGTGGCATCCGCCATAGGATACTGCTTAAAGCCAAAGAGTAAGCAATCTGCAATCGCCGGGAAACGTTGCACTATGGCAGTAGTCGAAAGGTCGGTCAAGTCCGGACAAAACCGCCACAGCCGAGAAATTCCCCCTACACCCATGGACCGGGAGCGAGATAATATCGAATAGCAATTCTTAGCGCTGGCAATTCTCGCATCTACAGAATTGAACTCTTGTCATGCCCACCGCCACGATGGATCCGCAAAGCAAAATCGACCTGGCCGACGGTCTGTCGCTTTGGCTGGCCACGCCGCAGCAACGGGCCGCGGCCGGCTACGTGGTCAACGAAATTTTCAAAAAACGGCGCTACGATTATCCCGGTTTCCAAATTCAGCCGACCGATACCATTGTCGATATTGGCGCGAACATGGGCGTGTTTGTGCTGTGGGCTGCCAGGCAAGCACCGCAGGGAAAGGTCATTGCCATTGAGCCCACTAGCGCCATCGACGTGCTGCGCCTGAACCTGGCACGCAACGGCATTACCAACGTGGCGCCGGTGCAGGCGGCGGCCGGCAACGATGGCGGCACGTTTGAAATTGTCACTTACCCGGGCTTCAACATTGTGAACCATCACGCCGGCTGGCAGCCCAAAATGTGGACCAAGTTTTTCATTTGGCTCTTGTACCGCAAATATCAATCGGCACCGGTGACGGAGCGGGCGCCGGTTAAATCGCTGCGGAAGATTTTGGACGAAAATGGCGTGAGCCGCGTCAATTATTTGAAGTGCGATTGCGAAGGGGGCGAGTATGAAATTTTCCGCGAGCTGGACGACGACACCTTTGCCCGCATCGATAAAATTGCCATGGAGTTCCACGAATACGCGCCAGACCAGCACCGCAGTGAATTGATCGAGCTGCTCAACCGGAACGGCTTCCGCGTGGAAGTGCATAAATCGTGGTTCGAATACACGTTTATGAAATACGGAATGCTCTGGGCCGTGCGGAAATAAGGACGATGCCTCCACGCAAAGTAAAATAGAAGTATCGACGTTGTTAAATTTCTGCCGTCCGGACGCGTTTTTTCATTGACCGCCATGTCGAACGTCTCTCGGGAAATTGAGCATCTCCGCGAGGAAATTCGCGCTCACGACCGCAAGTATTACATCGACGCCGCTCCGGAAATCAGCGATCAGGAGTACGACAAGCTTCTAGAACGGCTGAAAAAACTGGAAGCGGAGCATCCGACACTCATCACGCCCGACAGCCCCACTCAGCGTGTGGGAGAGCAGCCTGTATCTGGCCTGAAGCACGTACAGCATCGGCTGCCCATGCTGTCGATCGACAATTCGTACAGCGTGGAAGAGCTGCGGCAGTATGAAACACGCATCGCCAAGCTGCTGGCCGGCGAAAAAGTCGAATGGGTCGTGGAGTTGAAGATCGACGGCGTGGCAGTCGCCTTGCTGTACGAGCACGGGCAGTTGGTGTTGGGCGCCACGCGCGGCAACGGTCAAGTGGGCGACGATGTCACGCACAACATCAAAACCGTGCGCGGCGTGCCCCAACGGCTGCACGGCAAACACATTCCGCCGGTGCTGGAGGTGCGCGGCGAAGTGTACATGACCAACGAAGATTTGGTCCGCCTGAACGAGCAGCAAGCCAATCGCGGCGAACCGCCTTACGCCAATACCCGCAATTGTGCCGCAGGCAGCATTCGCTTGCTGGATCCACGCATTTGTGCCCAGCGTCGGCTGCGATTTTTCTGCCACAGCGTGGGATACGTCGAGGGTCTAAAAGCCCAAACGCACATGCAGTTTCTCGACGAAATGCGCAGCTACGGATTGCCGGCCACGCCCCTGGTGGAAAGCTTTGCGACGTTCGAGGCGGCGCTGGAGCATTGCGAACAGCTCATTGAAAAATTGCACGAGCTCGATTTTGAAGTCGACGGCCTGGTGCTCAAGGTCAACCGCTTCGATCAACGCCAGGGATTGGGCACCACTTCCAAAAGTCCACGCTGGATGATCGCCTACAAGTTTGAAAAATTTGAAGGCCCGACGCGGCTGTTGGACATCAAAGTAAGCGTCGGTAAATCGGGGGCGGTAACGCCGTTTGCCGAACTGGAGCCCATCGAACTGGCCGGCAGCGTCATTCGCCGCGCCAGCCTGCACAACGCGGATGAAATCGAACGTAAAGATTGCCGCGTTGGCGATATTGTGATCGTGGAAAAAGCCGGCAAAGTCATCCCGCACATCGTCCGCACTGAAAAACACAAACGTGAAACAGAACTGGAGCCGTTTCATTTTCCGACCAAATGTCCCGAATGTCATACCAAATTGGTGAAAGACGAAAAGGGCGTTTACATCCGCTGCCCGAATTTACAGTGTCCGGCACAAATGCGCGAACGGCTGCGCTATTACGCCAGCCGCAACGCCATGGATATCGAAGGCCTGGGCGACAAACTCGTGGAGCAATTGGTGCACGATAAGCTGGTGGCTAGCTACGCCGATCTGTACCGGCTCACGCTCGCGCAACTGTGCAGCCTGGAACGGATGGGAGAAAAATCGGCCAACAATTTTTTGGAACAAATCGAGGCCAGCAAATCGCGCGGATTGGCCCGCCTGCTGAATGCGCTATCGATTCGTCACGTCGGCAATCGGGTGGCAACGCTATTGGCCGAGCATTTCGGTTCAATGAAAGAATTGTCTGCCGCCAGCGAGGAAGAACTATCGGAAGTCAACGAAATTGGCCCGACGATTGCCCACAGCGTGTACGAGTTTCTGCATAACCCATTCGGCCGCGCCGCCATTGACGACCTGGCCGAACAGGGCGTGAACATGACAGCCCCGAAAAAATCGGCCGCCACCGGACCGTTGGCGGGAAAAACGCTGGTGGTTACCGGCACGTTGGAAAAATATAGCCGCGAGGAAATCGAGGGGTTGATTGAACAACTCGGCGGCCGCGCCGCTTCCAGCGTTTCGAAAAAGACCGATTATTTAGTGGCCGGCGAGGAAGCCGGTAGCAAACTCGATAAAGCGAAAAAACTCGGCGTGCCGATTCTCAGCGAAGCCGAGTTCAATAAACTGATTAAACAGTGATGCCAGAATTTATTAACCGCAGAGGACACGGAGGAACGCAGAAAAAAAAGAAATGGAAATAAAGAGCCACAGATAAACACGGATGTATCGGATAAGGAGTTTTTGAGCCAACTCGTTGAACAGCAAGAGACTAATTCGTTGCCTGTTCTTTTTTTATCCGTTGTTTATCTGTGTTCATCTGTGGCTAATCGCTGCGGGTTTTAGTTTTTCTCCCGCGTCCACGGTGACCTCTACAGTGCATCATCCAAAATTGGTTTCGCCATGACAGCACCTCCTTGTGCTGCTACTACTGTAATTCACCCAAACAATATGCCCTAGGTCATTTTGTTAGACGCTCTTAGAAAACTACGTTGCCCGGCGGATTTGTCAAAGCCACGGCATTTTCAACGCGCACACGATTGCACTTGAAGCAGTCCGGCAACGTGGCATACGATCTGTTCAGACCAAGCCAATGGGAAGCACAATATGGAATCAGTGGCGCCTGCCGAAGTTAAAATGCCTGTCACCGCGCAGCAGCCGGTGGACATCACCAGCCGCGAATTCAAAGCGCAGGCGGTCGAGTTCTACGCCCGGCTGCGGCGAGAAGCACCGGTGTATCGCACGGTGTTGCCCGACAAAATGCCGGTGTGGATTATCGCCCGGTATGACGACGTGGCCATGGTGCTGAAAGACGATCGCTTTTCGAAAGAATTTCGCACCCTGTTTGAAAATAATCCCAATCTCAAACCACCGTGGGTTCCAAAATTCTTGCTGCCGCTGATGCATCACATGCTGCATTCGGATCCGCCCAACCATACGCGGTTGCGGGCCTTAGTGCAGCAGGCCTTTAAGCCCAGCTTGGTGGAACGGCTGCGTCCGCGCATTGCCGAATTGGCGACCGAATTACTCGCGGCCGCCAAGCAGCGGAAAACGATCGATTTGGTCAGCCAGTTTGCGCTTCCCATTCCCGCGACCATCATTGCGGAGATGCTCGGGGTTCCCGCCAACGACCGGCATAAATTTCATCGCTGGACAACTAAGATGATCGCCAGCGGTGGGCAAAAATTCCGCATCTTGCGGAGCGTGCCGGTGATTTGGCGATTCAACCGCTACCTGCACCAGCTGGTCAAAGCAAAACGGGCCGCGCCACAGAACGACTTGTTGAACGCCTTGCTCGAGGCCGAAGAAGCCGGCGACAAGCTCAGCGAAGATGAACTGGTGGCCATGATGTTTTTGCTGCTGGTTGCCGGGCATGAAACCACGGTGAACTTGATCGCCAGCGGCATGCTTGCCCTGCTCGACCATCCCGACCAAATGCAGCGATTGCGGCAGGAGCCAAGCTTGATCAAAACGGCCGTCGAGGAACTCTTGCGATTTACCAGCCCTGTTGAAACGGGAACGGAACGTTACACGAAGGAAGACGTGACTATTGCTGGCGTAACCATTCCGCGCGGATCGTTAGTGTTGGCGGCCATTGCCTCGGCCAATCGGGACGAGCAGCACTTTTCGAACCCCGATCAATTGGACATTGCCCGGGAGCCGAACAAGCACCTTTCGTTTGGCCTGGGGCCGCATTTCTGCCTTGGCGCGCCCTTGGCGCGTTTAGAAGCACAAATTGCTTTCACGATTCTGCTGGAGCAAACCACCGATATCCGGCTGGCCACTGCTCGAGAGAAGTTGACTTGGAACCGCGGGATTGTTTTGCGCGGAGTTGAATCGTTGCCGCTGGAAGTGAAATGGCGGTGAGGCTTAAATCGACAGCCTTATGCGTTGCATTCGCGCAGAAACTCCCGGGTGACGGGATTTTGGGGCGCATCAAAAATTTGTGCGGGCGGGCCGCTTTCGGCGACCACCCCCTCGTGAAACACATGCACGGTTTTGGCGGCCCGGCGGGCAAAATTCATGGCATGCGTGACGACAATCATGGTTTGGCCGCTGGAGGCTAAATCGGCCATCACGGCCAGCACCTCGGCGGTCATCCGCGGGTCGAGCGCGCTGGTCGGCTCGTCGAACAGCATCGCCTTGGGCTGCATGGCCAGCGCTCGGGCAATGGCCACGCGCTGCTGCTGGCCGCCGGAAAGCTTGTCGGGACGCACGTCGATTTTTTCCGCCAGGCCGACGCGATCCAAGAGCAATTTTGCGCGATCGACGGCTTCCTGGCGGGGCATTTTTAACACGCGAATCGGCGCTTCAATCACGTTTTCCAGCACGGTTAAATGCGGGAACAAATTGAATTGCTGGAACACCATTCCCAATTGCAATCGCACGGCCCGCAACGTTTGCTGAGCTTGGCGGCTGGGCAATCCGGACATGAGGGCGATGCCGCCAATGCGCACTTCTCCAGCCTGAAAATTCTCCAGCCCGTTCAAACAGCGTAAAAACGTGCTTTTACCGCCGCCGGAGGGGCCGATGATGGCCGCCACTTCTCCCTCGGCCACGGTTAACGACACGCCCCGTAGCACTTGCAGCGGGCCGTGCGATTTATGCAAATCAACCGTTTCAATCATGGGCAGCAGTAGGTTTATAAGGAAACCAGGAAACCAGGAACGACAGACGATTGTTTTGAGCTTATTTTGAAATAACTCGCTTAATTTCCAGTGTGGGCTTGGCAAAATTCAAAAGCAATCCATGCTCCCGATTGACAGCACGCAAATAAGATTTCACGATCGCAAAGTGAATGTCTTCAAAATCTTTGATTGTTTTGAGTTCGACCACGATGGTTCGCTCGATGAATAAATCAAGTCGATGTCTACCAACTTCGTGACCGTCGTATTCAATGACCACATCGACTTGCTTTTCCACAAATAAATTTCGTTTTTGTAGCTCAATAACCAACGCCGCTTCATAAATCGATTCCAAATAGCCAGGTCCAAGCCGCCGATGGACTTCGATTGCACCACCGATAATTTGTTCGGTCAATTTCTTGTGCTCAAGCGACATTGTTTTCATTCCTGGTTTCTTGGATTCCTTATAAATTTTTCAGGTATCATCAAGAGGACGGTATGTCGCCGGACAGGCGGCGTTCGCTCCAGCGGGAGAAGACGGAAAGCGGGAAGCTCATCAGCATGTACAGCACGGCGGTGATGGCGGCCAGTTGCACAATGGCGCCGGTGCTTTGTGCCAGAATCGAATAACGCTTGGTCAACTCAACAATGGTGATGACCGAGCAGACCGAAGTATCTTTGAACAGGGCGATAAAATCGTTCGTCACCGGCGGAATGACAATGCGAAAAGCCTGCGGCAAAATAATGCGGTGAATTGCTTGCCCCGGCGTTAACCCCAGGGCCAGCGCGGCTTCCATTTGGCCGCGTGGAATGGCTTGCAGCCCGGCGCGGTAAATTTCCGATTCGTACGCGGAATAATTGATCGCCAATCCGGCAATGCCCGCCACCAGCGCCGGCAGCGCCAAGCCGATTTTGGGAAACAAAAAGAAAATCACGAACAGTTGCAGCATCAGCGGCGTGCCGCGCAACACTTCTACGTACAAACCCAAAAGTGTGGCGATAATCTTCGGGCCGTACAATCGGCCAATGGCCACACCAATGCCAATGGCAATCGCCAGCGGAAACGACACGACCGAAAGAAGAACCGTCATGCCCGCCGCTTCCAGTAGCATAGGCAAGTTGAGCACAAGAACCTGCCAGAAGGAAACCGCTTCGGCCGGCTGTCCTTCGCCTGCACCGCGCAGCATGAGCATTTGATAGCGGCCGTCCAAATCCCAGCGGTCGTACAATGCTTTCAGGCGACCATCAGCGATAATTTTTCTCAGCGCTTCGTTCAGCGCGGCCAGCAGTTTCGGATCGTTCCGGCCAACCAGGCCCACGTAGTATCCGCCTTGGGCCGGCCACTCAATCAAATTCAGTTGCGGAAAGCGGTCGATATAAAAATTGGCGACGCAATCGTCGGCCACGGTGGCGTCGAGGACCCCGGTTTGCACGTGCTCCATGGGTTCAGTATTGCCGGAGTAAGAAATGACCTCGATCTGGTAACTGTCATGGTCGTGCAGCTTGGTCAAATATTCGTCGGCTTCCGATCCCCCCAGCACGCCAATTTTCCAGGCGCCGCCGTCGGGCTTGGCGGTTTTCAGTTGGTTCCAAGATTTCAGCGGCCCATCCCCCTTGGCCATCAATTGCAGGCCGAAAGCATAGTACGGCCGCGTGCAGAGATAATTGGCCAACCGAGCGGGCGTCCGCTCAAAGCCGTTGAGGGCCAAGTCGATTTGGTTGTCGAGCATTTGCGGCAACTCTTCCCATTGACCCTGGTAGAACTTGGCTTTCACGCCCAACTCTTGGGCCAGCATGTCGGCCAGTTCGACTTCAAAGCCGATCAAATGTTCGGGATTTTTGGGATCGGGGAAAATGTACGGCCCGCCTCCTTCTTGATCGGCGCCCCAAATTAGCGTGCCGCGGCGATGAATTTCGTCCAGCGCATCGCCGGCTTGGACGGAATGCACGTTGCAGTGCAGCAAGTAAACACTGCTCAGCAAGGCAGGAAGTAAACCGCCGCGGAGAAATAGCAGTAAACGCGAATGCTTCATCAAGAACTCCTGCCTTGGGCAATACCCGAAACGGGCTCTGACAAAACGTGAGCCAGGCTGGTTCGCGCCTTTTGTGCGATTATTTGCCGCGAATGTCAAGCGGAATCGCTAGGTTGTAGGGCATGCTGTTTATCGCAGCGGTCCGATTCGGCACAGGCCTGCCGCCAGGCGCCCAGCCAGGTATTAAGAAAGCTGCCGAACAACAGGCCGCCGAACGCGCCCAGCACGCCCGACGAAACGGCGCCCAATAGAATGCCCCGCAACGGCACCGTGGTGGAATTGACCAAAATCCACTGTCCAAGCCAGCTGCCAATTACGGTGCCCGTAAAGGTGGAGGCCAAAATCACCCAGCCCAAGGGAGTTCGCTGCGAAAGGCGAGAGACCGAGTGCGAACCGTCCAAACGCACCGGTACCGGCACGGAAAACGGTTCTCCTTGCATTGTCGTTTCATTGGCGGCTGACAACTGCGAAGCCTCATCACGCAACGAAGTGCCCAGCGCATTTCCCGCCACGTGCAGTCCAACCAGCACGAGCACGACCGACAGTCCGCAGGAAGCCAACGGGCCAATCGCCCCGCAAATGGCAAATAAAATCGCCAAGATGCTTACCGCCCAAAACATCGTCCGCAAAGAAAACTGCGGCGATATTGACCGAGCCGGCGGTTCAATCGCGGTGGGAAGGCTCATGCCCGATATTATAGAACCCGGTTCCCAAAAGAACCAACAGCGCCGCATTCAGGTCGTCGCCTAATTTGGCCGCTCAGCGATGTAGCGACGACTATCCTCAGCCGTTTTTGTTCGAGAAAACCGCCGGCGTCTAGGGACAGACGCCGCTCCATTTCTTCAAATTAGGCGACGACCTGCATTCAAAGCGATCGATGCCATGTGCTTGCGGAGGATGAGCCGCTAATAACGTGGAGGCCCGGCGGCGCATAAAAAAACCCGCCGAGGCAAATCTGCCGGCGGGCTGCCGTATCTATACGGCGAAGAAAAAAGTTCATTGGAAAATTCGCTGAAAACTGCTGAGAAATTGCCCACGCAACAATTCCTCATGCCAGTCGGCCCGGTGGATTCAACATGACAGGCCCTCCTATGTGCAAGTGACGAAAAAACGATTGAAAACGGGCGAATTCGGACCAGCGCTCAAGCACTGAAATCTTGTTATCAAAAATCGCCCCCAATTGTCAACGGTTTTTTCGCGCGGATCTAAATCCATTCTATATTTTTTCTAATTGGCATTCGCTTTGAATCGCTTGTACCGAATGCGCGGATCGGCAAAAGCGAAAATGGAATCGGCGACGAAATGTCTCAAAAACATAGCCGTATTCTCTCATTTCGAGACGTTGGCTTTAAGCTGGGCAGACTTTCCATTCCGGCTTCTTTTGGCTGTCGGAGGCAATAAATTCCCGATCTCCATAAACAAGCATGAGTTATAGCGAACACGAAATTTCGTCGTGCCACTTTGGTATAGACGTTGCTAAAGAGCTACATGCCCAGTGAGTTAATTCAATTGCTTCCGAACGTTTTACAGCACGAGGGAAAAGAGCCTACAGCAAAAAACACCGCAAAAAACCGAGCCAAGGCCGTAGATCAATTGCCAGGCTTGTGAATGGTTGACCAGCCGCAGATAGCACTGATTTTACGGAGGATTTGACTGCGAAAAAAAATATAGGAAACCGGGAACAGTACGCGGGGGAACATGAGGAAGAGGCTTGACCCGGGCGTGGAAGGTTTCGCAGCTCAGTGACTGCAGCTCTTGATTACAACCTTCGCGTCCTGGCTTTCCAGGGGGCGGCCGCGGTGCCAGCCGGGCCGCCCCCGA
Proteins encoded:
- a CDS encoding ABC transporter permease subunit (The N-terminal region of this protein, as described by TIGR01726, is a three transmembrane segment that identifies a subfamily of ABC transporter permease subunits, which specificities that include histidine, arginine, glutamine, glutamate, L-cystine (sic), the opines (in Agrobacterium) octopine and nopaline, etc.), translated to MKHSRLLLFLRGGLLPALLSSVYLLHCNVHSVQAGDALDEIHRRGTLIWGADQEGGGPYIFPDPKNPEHLIGFEVELADMLAQELGVKAKFYQGQWEELPQMLDNQIDLALNGFERTPARLANYLCTRPYYAFGLQLMAKGDGPLKSWNQLKTAKPDGGAWKIGVLGGSEADEYLTKLHDHDSYQIEVISYSGNTEPMEHVQTGVLDATVADDCVANFYIDRFPQLNLIEWPAQGGYYVGLVGRNDPKLLAALNEALRKIIADGRLKALYDRWDLDGRYQMLMLRGAGEGQPAEAVSFWQVLVLNLPMLLEAAGMTVLLSVVSFPLAIAIGIGVAIGRLYGPKIIATLLGLYVEVLRGTPLMLQLFVIFFLFPKIGLALPALVAGIAGLAINYSAYESEIYRAGLQAIPRGQMEAALALGLTPGQAIHRIILPQAFRIVIPPVTNDFIALFKDTSVCSVITIVELTKRYSILAQSTGAIVQLAAITAVLYMLMSFPLSVFSRWSERRLSGDIPSS
- a CDS encoding GxxExxY protein; its protein translation is MSLEHKKLTEQIIGGAIEVHRRLGPGYLESIYEAALVIELQKRNLFVEKQVDVVIEYDGHEVGRHRLDLFIERTIVVELKTIKDFEDIHFAIVKSYLRAVNREHGLLLNFAKPTLEIKRVISK